The following are from one region of the Mustela lutreola isolate mMusLut2 chromosome 7, mMusLut2.pri, whole genome shotgun sequence genome:
- the LOC131837133 gene encoding olfactory receptor 4K13-like, with protein MDLLNNRSSVSEFIMLGLSSSQEIQILFFAIFFLVYVAIIVGNLLIVISVIVDNHLHSPMYFFLANLSFFDLCLSSATTPKMVTDFLREYKTISLWGCMAQMFLLHFLGGSEMTLLIVMAVDRYIAICKPLHYTSIMNRQVLVGSVLLSWAVGFVHTMSQMVFTITLPFCGPNIVDDIFCDLPRVLKLACTETYILELLVTVDSGLLSFICFILLLISYTVILVTVRRRSSGGLSKALSTLSAHITVVTLFFGPIIFIYAWPSSGFSVDKFLSVFYSIITPLLNPIIYTLRNQEMKAAISRLRTKHILRINWY; from the exons ATGGATCTCCTGAACAACAGATCAAGTGTTTCTGAGTTCATCATGCTCGGACTTTCGAGTTCTCAAGAAATTCAAATACTCTTTTTTGCAATCTTCTTTCTTGTCTATGTAGCCATCATAGTAGGAAACCTCCTCATTGTGATCTCTGTAATAGTTGACAACCATCTTCATTCCCCCATGTATTTCTTTCTggcaaatttatcattttttgacCTGTGTCTTTCTTCTGCTACAACTCCCAAA ATGGTCACAGATTTCCTCAGAGAGTATAAAACTATTTCTTTGTGGGGCTGTATGGCTCAGATGTTCCTCCTCCACTTTTTAGGCGGCAGTGAGATGACTCTTCTCATAGTCATGGCTGTTGATCGATACATTGCAATATGCAAACCTCTTCACTACACATCCATCATGAATCGCCAGGTCCTCGTGGGCTCCGTGCTGCTCTCATGGGCTGTTGGTTTTGTGCATACGATGAGCCAGATGGTTTTTACTATCACCTTGCCTTTTTGTGGCCCCAACATAGTAGATGATATTTTTTGTGACCTTCCCCGTGTTCTAAAACTTGCCTGCACTGAGACCTACATTCTGGAGTTGCTGGTAACTGTTGACAGTGGACTGTTGTCTTTCATCTGCTTCATACTCCTGCTCATTTCCTACACTGTTATTCTGGTAACTGTCCGACGTCGATCCTCTGGTGGACTCTCCAAGGCTCTGTCCACACTGTCTGCTCACATTACTGTGGTCACTCTATTTTTTGGGCCAATTATCTTCATTTATGCTTGGCCATCTAGTGGCTTTTCAGTGGAtaaatttctttctgtgttttattcAATTATTACACCTTTACTGAATCCCATCATTTATACTCTGAGAAATCAGGAGATGAAAGCAGCCATTAGTAGACTGAGGACCAAACATATCCTCAGAATAAACTGgtattaa